From one Suicoccus acidiformans genomic stretch:
- a CDS encoding phosphoglycerate dehydrogenase, translating into MTKQIQLFNNIAPKAFEDIEDDYFLSNEPIDNPDAIILRSAKLHDMTFAPETKYIGRAGAGTNNIPVERATEAGIVVCNAPGANANGVKELAAMSLVMASRNVLDALKWTDSLKGQDDIAAKIEAGKKNFVGRELRHKKMGVIGLGSIGGRVANMCIDFGMTVYGYDPYVTLRSAWGVDSRVKYTEDLQTIFSECDLVSLHVPYTEENHHMINSDILAYAKDGLILINLARDGLVDLDALEAAIESGRVGTYVVDFPEEKTLNMRNTINIPHLGASTPESQENAARMVINQMTDYLENGNITNSVNYPDVNLGVCRSTARIALNHRNIPNMLAQIIDFLREKNINIATLANDHRGEWAYTLIDIESDITEETLEKMINIDGVVRARIIRPN; encoded by the coding sequence ATGACAAAACAAATTCAATTATTTAATAATATCGCCCCGAAAGCATTCGAAGATATTGAGGACGATTATTTCTTATCCAACGAACCCATTGATAATCCCGATGCAATTATTCTGCGCAGCGCAAAGCTTCATGACATGACCTTTGCGCCTGAGACGAAGTACATTGGCCGGGCGGGAGCTGGAACCAATAACATCCCCGTTGAACGTGCCACTGAAGCAGGAATCGTTGTCTGTAACGCCCCTGGAGCAAATGCGAATGGCGTGAAGGAATTGGCTGCCATGTCCTTAGTGATGGCATCACGCAACGTGTTAGATGCCTTGAAATGGACCGACTCACTTAAAGGGCAAGATGATATTGCCGCTAAAATCGAAGCCGGGAAGAAGAACTTCGTCGGCCGGGAATTACGCCATAAGAAGATGGGTGTCATTGGCCTAGGTTCAATTGGTGGGCGTGTAGCCAATATGTGTATCGATTTCGGAATGACTGTTTATGGTTATGACCCTTATGTAACCTTACGAAGCGCTTGGGGGGTTGACAGCCGCGTTAAATATACAGAAGACTTGCAAACTATCTTCAGTGAGTGTGATTTAGTTAGCTTACACGTTCCCTATACCGAAGAGAACCATCACATGATTAATAGCGACATTCTCGCTTATGCCAAAGACGGACTGATCCTCATCAATCTAGCCCGCGATGGCTTAGTAGACTTGGATGCACTGGAGGCAGCGATTGAAAGTGGCCGCGTTGGTACTTACGTAGTTGACTTCCCTGAAGAGAAGACACTTAATATGAGGAATACGATCAACATTCCTCACCTAGGTGCTTCTACCCCAGAAAGTCAAGAGAATGCTGCGCGCATGGTTATTAATCAAATGACTGACTACCTTGAAAACGGCAACATTACCAACTCTGTCAACTATCCTGACGTAAATCTTGGTGTCTGCCGCTCAACCGCTCGTATCGCACTAAACCACCGTAATATTCCAAACATGTTAGCGCAAATAATTGACTTCCTGCGCGAGAAGAATATTAATATTGCCACCTTAGCCAATGACCACCGCGGCGAATGGGCCTACACCCTCATTGATATCGAATCCGATATTACTGAAGAAACCCTTGAGAAGATGATTAATATCGACGGCGTTGTTCGCGCGCGCATTATCCGCCCCAACTAG
- a CDS encoding class I SAM-dependent methyltransferase — MIDQLLNIQTTQKRDWPIHIRHKYSRLEPTAYPALKQLEKLLEFDETSHWVDIGCGSGRTLFYFNHFAQIEATGIELHPVTFQELTDNLDRYQQAHPDKPPIHLIQADATKTRWQDSYTHLYFFNPFSLPILKRVLQAIQANYRQSSRDTYLIFYYVLPEIERFLSQHTQLELVYSVPYQHAIDAADRFMIYRI; from the coding sequence ATGATCGATCAGTTGTTAAATATTCAAACAACACAGAAACGAGACTGGCCGATTCATATACGCCATAAATACAGTCGCCTTGAGCCAACTGCTTATCCAGCGCTTAAGCAGCTGGAGAAATTGCTAGAATTTGACGAAACGTCCCATTGGGTAGACATTGGTTGTGGTTCGGGTCGGACCCTCTTCTACTTCAATCACTTTGCCCAAATTGAAGCAACCGGTATTGAATTGCACCCGGTGACCTTCCAAGAATTAACAGACAATTTAGACCGATACCAGCAAGCCCACCCGGACAAGCCGCCCATCCATCTCATTCAAGCTGATGCTACGAAAACCCGCTGGCAAGATAGCTACACGCATTTATATTTTTTCAATCCTTTTAGCTTACCAATACTGAAACGGGTCTTACAGGCAATTCAAGCGAATTATCGCCAAAGCTCACGGGATACTTACCTCATCTTCTATTACGTCCTCCCAGAAATCGAACGTTTCCTTTCCCAGCATACGCAGTTAGAACTTGTCTATTCAGTTCCTTATCAGCATGCCATCGATGCAGCAGACCGCTTTATGATTTACCGAATTTAG
- a CDS encoding alpha-amylase family glycosyl hydrolase translates to MPRKQTNKMTWREKDHNFAYEGPLGPELLEDGRAILRVWAPSATLVEVHLYNKYDQYHELATLKMTRGERGVWHIELNKLNTGLASLDGYFYHYRIYEGKRSRLALDPYAKSMAAWDGKASDAYIGKAAIVDPAKVDVPLDYAEIPGYTKREDAIIYETHVRDFSSDPSIDGALEANFGTFKAFAERLPYLKDLGVTHIQLLPVMNFLNVNELRAVERTLTYDSNCGKYNWGYDPHHYFALTGMYNSNPLDPYCRIEEFKALVHAIHGQGMGVILDVVYNHTGGLYVLENLEPHYYHFMNNDGTARTNFGGGRLGTTHFMTRRLVIDSLVYLTQTYKVDGFRFDMMGDLDAETVQLAYDEVSKLNPNTLMLGEGWDTYVGDEAEPNVRPANQQWMKLTNDVSSFSDEYRNILKGGFGSEGYPYFLTKGPTDVQKLFQNIKAQPSNFIADDPGDVVQYIEAHDNMTLHDVIAYSIQKDPDKAKEEIHQRIRLGNLLLMTSQGIAFMHSGQEYGRTKQFKHPAYKTEVANECKPHRSILVRDSQGKPFDYPYFIDDSYVSSDAINMFEWQKVLDSEAYPIEYQTYQYTRGLIHLRRATPAFHLGTLLEVDQAVQALYLPEIALADLAIAYEIKDAQATYIIVVNADERRRQFTFKQDLTGSRILADQRQVKASGISAPQGVKISQSQLSLEPLTGVILQKVQPGGYK, encoded by the coding sequence ATGCCAAGAAAACAAACCAACAAAATGACTTGGAGAGAGAAAGATCACAACTTCGCCTATGAGGGTCCGCTAGGACCTGAGTTGTTGGAAGATGGGCGAGCTATTTTGCGTGTGTGGGCGCCGTCGGCGACACTTGTAGAAGTGCATTTATATAATAAATATGACCAATATCATGAGCTTGCGACCCTTAAGATGACTCGAGGTGAGCGGGGTGTTTGGCACATCGAGTTAAATAAACTCAATACGGGCCTTGCCTCCTTAGACGGCTATTTCTACCACTACCGTATTTATGAAGGTAAGCGCAGTCGATTGGCTTTGGATCCTTATGCGAAGTCTATGGCAGCCTGGGACGGCAAAGCATCGGATGCATACATTGGTAAAGCGGCTATTGTTGATCCGGCTAAGGTTGATGTGCCGTTGGATTATGCCGAGATTCCCGGTTATACCAAGCGAGAAGATGCTATTATTTATGAAACCCATGTCCGCGATTTCTCCAGCGATCCATCTATTGATGGGGCCTTAGAGGCGAACTTCGGGACTTTTAAGGCCTTTGCTGAGCGCTTGCCTTATTTAAAGGATTTGGGCGTGACCCATATCCAGTTACTGCCGGTGATGAATTTTTTGAACGTTAATGAGCTGCGTGCTGTGGAACGGACGTTAACTTACGACTCAAATTGCGGGAAATATAATTGGGGTTATGATCCGCATCATTATTTCGCCTTGACAGGGATGTATAATTCTAATCCATTGGATCCATATTGTCGGATTGAAGAGTTTAAAGCTTTGGTTCATGCAATTCATGGGCAGGGGATGGGGGTAATTCTCGATGTTGTCTACAATCACACAGGTGGCTTGTATGTCTTGGAGAATTTAGAACCACATTACTATCACTTCATGAATAATGACGGGACAGCTCGGACTAATTTCGGTGGGGGCCGGTTGGGGACCACCCATTTTATGACCCGACGCTTGGTTATTGATTCTTTAGTATATTTGACGCAGACGTATAAAGTAGATGGCTTTCGCTTTGATATGATGGGGGATTTGGACGCTGAAACGGTGCAACTTGCCTATGATGAGGTGAGTAAGTTAAATCCCAATACGCTTATGTTGGGTGAAGGCTGGGATACTTATGTAGGAGATGAGGCTGAACCGAATGTCCGTCCAGCCAATCAACAATGGATGAAGTTAACCAACGACGTATCTTCCTTCTCTGATGAATACCGCAACATTCTCAAAGGTGGTTTCGGGAGTGAAGGTTATCCTTACTTCTTGACCAAAGGGCCGACCGATGTCCAAAAACTCTTCCAGAACATTAAAGCCCAACCGTCGAATTTTATTGCAGATGATCCTGGTGATGTTGTTCAATACATCGAAGCGCATGACAATATGACCTTGCACGATGTCATCGCCTACTCTATCCAGAAAGATCCTGACAAAGCGAAGGAAGAAATACACCAAAGGATTCGTCTGGGGAATTTATTGCTTATGACGTCCCAAGGGATTGCCTTTATGCACTCAGGTCAAGAATACGGCCGGACCAAGCAATTTAAACATCCTGCTTATAAAACAGAGGTAGCCAACGAATGCAAGCCACATCGTTCAATTCTGGTGCGAGATTCTCAGGGTAAGCCTTTCGACTATCCGTATTTTATTGACGATTCCTATGTTTCTTCTGATGCAATAAATATGTTTGAATGGCAGAAAGTGCTAGATTCTGAGGCTTATCCTATCGAGTATCAGACCTACCAGTATACCCGTGGTTTGATTCATTTGAGGCGGGCAACACCAGCCTTTCATTTAGGGACTTTACTAGAAGTGGACCAGGCTGTTCAAGCTTTGTATTTGCCTGAAATTGCCCTGGCTGATTTAGCAATTGCCTACGAAATTAAAGATGCTCAAGCGACTTACATCATTGTAGTTAATGCAGATGAACGGCGTCGCCAATTTACCTTTAAGCAAGACTTGACTGGTTCACGTATTCTTGCCGATCAAAGGCAAGTTAAAGCTTCAGGTATTAGCGCCCCTCAAGGTGTGAAAATTTCCCAAAGTCAGCTTAGTCTAGAGCCACTGACGGGTGTCATCTTGCAGAAAGTTCAACCGGGTGGCTATAAGTAA
- a CDS encoding DUF6110 family protein, translating into MDKFEKVVKVARKSKPFLGGVLFGTLGLKVLTGKDAKRLYANVIAKGYEARDEIEASIDHVKQQGEDVLADAQAIYEAKKEAEALELLGEAEEV; encoded by the coding sequence ATGGATAAATTTGAAAAAGTCGTTAAAGTAGCGAGAAAATCTAAGCCTTTTCTAGGCGGTGTATTGTTTGGTACCCTTGGCTTAAAAGTCTTAACAGGTAAAGACGCTAAGCGTTTATACGCAAACGTTATTGCTAAAGGCTATGAAGCACGGGATGAAATCGAAGCTTCAATTGACCATGTTAAGCAGCAAGGTGAAGATGTACTAGCGGATGCTCAGGCTATTTATGAAGCCAAGAAAGAAGCAGAAGCCTTGGAACTCTTAGGCGAAGCTGAAGAAGTTTAA
- a CDS encoding heavy metal translocating P-type ATPase, which translates to MQRGQALNSMVNILHRTPGRLRLRLDIPLTASVRAHIERELREQLHINRLQWYSTTRTLVVYFKPHQTEALLLYFKQLDKDAIREAYQTEVEEPPQTAYETIRRAVVNRLFYKTLVPQPLRYLNMLYAGAKYLTKAYQDLRQGALTVEVLDATAITVSLLRGEFETASSIHFLLTLSDQLEANTLRASYHHLKDSLALSIDRVWKQEADEFVEVAADTVKAGDIIQVYKGHLLPFDGLIQKGNGAINEASLTGEAFPVHKHVGDEVYANTVLEEGELHIQVTRVQSETAIAKLVDLITQSESLKSSDEKLLEVTANRLVKFNFLGLGLTYALTRNIEKALSFLLVDFSCALRLIGPLNYLTAMKDAADEGVVIKGSKFIENFDAIDTFVFDKTGTLTTSLPEVAKVVPLNGYEQDEVIRIGACLEEHFYHPIADAMVRLAEERNIEHEEMHNDINYIVAHGIESSIDGKRVVIGSKHFIVDDEQVALSPAAQKVIDAYETDYNLLYLAYDNQLIGIFCIDALVRPDAQETLAGLQALGKRIILLTGDQANRAEAFAKQIGIQFDEVYAEVLPEEKYAVIQQEQEAGHRVAMIGDGINDSAALSLADIGLVLKETSDLARQVSDIIIYSDRLTDMFTLIALSRQLTERLRKSQAFILGFNGGLIGAGLVNLLSSNTIAFLHNFSTFAMAFISLRPFGSKEERALVLT; encoded by the coding sequence ATGCAGAGAGGTCAAGCCCTTAATTCTATGGTCAATATTCTGCACCGTACCCCGGGGCGTCTGCGCTTGCGTTTAGATATTCCCTTAACAGCATCGGTGCGGGCACATATTGAAAGAGAATTACGAGAACAATTACATATAAATCGCCTCCAGTGGTATTCTACTACCCGCACCCTTGTGGTTTATTTCAAGCCGCATCAGACCGAGGCCCTCCTGCTTTATTTTAAGCAGTTGGATAAGGACGCGATTCGCGAGGCTTACCAAACAGAAGTTGAAGAGCCCCCTCAAACGGCTTATGAAACTATTCGCCGAGCGGTCGTCAATCGCCTCTTCTACAAGACACTTGTGCCCCAGCCCTTGCGTTATCTGAATATGTTATATGCAGGAGCTAAGTATTTAACGAAAGCATACCAAGACTTGCGTCAAGGAGCCTTAACGGTTGAAGTGCTTGATGCAACCGCCATTACGGTATCCCTGCTTCGCGGAGAGTTTGAAACCGCCAGCTCGATCCACTTTCTCTTAACCTTGAGTGATCAATTGGAAGCAAATACCTTACGTGCGTCTTACCATCATTTGAAAGACAGCTTAGCTTTATCCATTGACCGGGTTTGGAAGCAAGAGGCTGATGAATTTGTTGAAGTGGCCGCCGATACGGTGAAAGCAGGCGACATTATTCAAGTGTATAAAGGCCATTTACTACCATTTGATGGCCTCATTCAAAAGGGGAATGGAGCTATTAATGAAGCGAGTTTAACCGGTGAAGCCTTCCCGGTGCACAAGCATGTGGGGGATGAAGTTTACGCTAATACTGTTCTGGAAGAAGGGGAGTTACATATTCAAGTGACCCGGGTGCAAAGTGAGACAGCTATTGCGAAATTGGTGGACTTAATTACCCAATCTGAAAGCTTAAAATCTTCAGACGAGAAGCTGTTAGAAGTTACAGCCAATCGCCTTGTGAAGTTCAACTTCCTGGGACTGGGTTTAACTTACGCATTGACGCGCAATATTGAGAAAGCCTTGAGCTTCCTCTTAGTGGACTTCTCTTGTGCTTTAAGACTTATTGGCCCCTTGAATTACCTTACGGCGATGAAGGACGCCGCTGATGAAGGCGTCGTCATTAAAGGGAGCAAATTTATCGAGAATTTCGATGCTATCGATACCTTTGTCTTCGACAAGACCGGTACATTGACGACCTCGCTACCTGAGGTCGCCAAGGTTGTACCTTTGAATGGCTATGAACAAGATGAAGTCATTCGGATTGGGGCATGTTTAGAAGAGCATTTCTATCACCCAATTGCTGATGCCATGGTAAGACTGGCAGAGGAACGCAATATTGAACATGAAGAAATGCACAACGATATAAATTATATTGTAGCTCATGGGATTGAATCGAGTATTGATGGCAAGCGCGTGGTCATTGGCAGCAAGCACTTCATTGTAGATGACGAGCAAGTAGCCCTAAGCCCAGCTGCCCAAAAGGTGATTGACGCCTATGAGACGGACTATAACTTGCTCTACTTAGCTTACGACAACCAGCTAATCGGCATCTTCTGCATTGATGCCCTAGTTCGCCCGGATGCTCAAGAAACCTTGGCAGGACTCCAAGCCTTAGGCAAACGCATCATTCTCCTAACCGGAGATCAAGCTAATCGAGCTGAAGCTTTCGCCAAGCAAATTGGTATTCAATTCGATGAAGTGTACGCAGAAGTCTTACCGGAAGAAAAGTATGCGGTCATCCAACAAGAGCAAGAAGCAGGACACCGGGTAGCAATGATTGGCGATGGCATTAATGATTCCGCCGCCTTGTCATTAGCAGATATCGGCCTTGTCTTGAAAGAGACTTCTGATTTAGCGCGCCAAGTGAGTGATATTATTATCTATTCGGACCGCTTAACCGATATGTTTACGCTGATTGCCCTAAGCCGGCAATTAACCGAGCGATTACGTAAATCACAAGCCTTTATTCTAGGCTTTAATGGGGGCCTCATTGGAGCAGGGCTTGTCAATTTACTTTCAAGCAATACCATTGCCTTCTTGCATAATTTCTCTACTTTTGCGATGGCTTTTATTTCTTTAAGGCCTTTTGGCTCAAAAGAGGAGCGGGCGCTAGTTTTAACGTAA
- the malQ gene encoding 4-alpha-glucanotransferase yields the protein MPKNYFTIAIFINWVIIRKRTFCGTANRWRHTMKRSSGVLLHISSLPNDFGIGSFGQSAYDFVDFLVESEQSYWQILPLTTTSYGDSPYQSFSAFAGNTHFIDFELLAEAGLLEKADYENIPFSQNPESVDYARIFNLRRPVLEKAVQRFIERGDFSDYETFHQENHDWLEPFVEYMTVKEDHELKPWYEWPEALRYRHHDALEVYHRDYQPQLNYHRVTQYFFAKQWQALKNYANRKKIQIIGDLPIYVARDSVEMWTQPELFKVDETKTPTNIAGTPPDNFTEDGQFWGNPIYDWNYMAEQEYAWWKHRIVESFKLYDVLRFDHFRGFESYWDVPYGAETAAEGDWTKGPGLSFFQNIEASLGELSIIAEDLGFMTDAVIEMREATGYPGMKILQFGFTGKGDSLDLPHHYKENTVAYVGTHDNETALGWYKDSASPEQRKQLRKYLNLSLTDNIPAAMNRAIAASVSRLAIYTMQDLLGLDNRARMNEPSTLGHNWQWRMTADAIDDELTERLKDMTETFFRQRTEAEIFDEAEVAEEYMPD from the coding sequence CTGCCCAAAAATTATTTTACTATCGCAATATTTATCAATTGGGTTATAATAAGGAAAAGAACATTTTGCGGTACAGCAAATAGATGGAGGCATACAATGAAGCGTTCAAGTGGCGTATTATTACATATCTCTTCTTTGCCAAATGATTTCGGAATCGGGAGCTTTGGCCAATCAGCTTATGACTTTGTCGACTTCCTTGTAGAAAGCGAACAAAGTTACTGGCAAATTCTTCCTTTGACCACTACGAGTTACGGCGACTCCCCTTACCAATCTTTCTCAGCTTTTGCAGGAAATACACATTTTATCGACTTTGAATTATTGGCCGAAGCGGGCTTACTCGAAAAGGCGGATTATGAGAATATCCCCTTTAGCCAGAATCCTGAATCCGTTGACTATGCCCGAATTTTCAATTTAAGGCGTCCAGTCTTGGAGAAAGCGGTACAGCGCTTTATTGAGCGAGGGGACTTCAGTGACTATGAAACCTTCCATCAGGAGAACCACGACTGGTTGGAGCCTTTCGTTGAATATATGACCGTTAAAGAGGACCATGAATTAAAACCCTGGTATGAGTGGCCTGAAGCTTTACGCTACCGTCATCATGATGCCCTTGAAGTATATCACCGGGACTATCAACCACAATTAAATTACCACCGGGTAACCCAATATTTCTTCGCCAAACAGTGGCAAGCATTGAAGAACTATGCCAATCGCAAGAAAATCCAAATTATTGGCGACTTGCCGATTTATGTCGCTCGTGATAGTGTCGAGATGTGGACCCAGCCCGAATTATTCAAAGTTGACGAGACGAAAACGCCGACCAATATTGCTGGCACACCGCCAGATAACTTTACGGAAGATGGCCAATTCTGGGGTAACCCAATTTACGATTGGAACTATATGGCCGAGCAGGAGTATGCTTGGTGGAAGCACAGAATTGTAGAAAGCTTCAAGCTCTATGATGTCTTGCGTTTCGATCATTTCCGTGGCTTTGAATCATACTGGGATGTCCCTTATGGCGCTGAAACGGCCGCTGAAGGAGATTGGACTAAAGGTCCAGGGCTAAGTTTCTTCCAGAATATCGAAGCGAGTCTCGGTGAACTATCGATTATTGCAGAAGATTTAGGCTTTATGACCGATGCCGTCATTGAAATGCGTGAAGCAACCGGTTATCCAGGTATGAAGATTCTACAATTTGGCTTCACCGGCAAAGGCGACAGCTTAGATTTACCACATCACTATAAGGAAAATACCGTTGCCTATGTTGGAACACATGATAATGAAACAGCCCTCGGCTGGTATAAGGACTCCGCCTCACCAGAACAGCGCAAACAATTGCGTAAGTATTTGAATTTGAGTTTAACCGATAATATCCCTGCAGCCATGAACCGGGCGATTGCCGCCTCGGTCAGTCGTTTAGCCATATATACCATGCAAGATTTGCTAGGCTTGGATAATCGTGCCCGGATGAACGAACCGTCAACCCTTGGCCATAACTGGCAATGGCGCATGACGGCAGATGCCATCGATGATGAGCTGACAGAACGACTCAAAGACATGACTGAGACCTTCTTCCGCCAACGCACAGAAGCTGAAATCTTTGATGAAGCAGAAGTGGCCGAGGAATATATGCCGGATTAG